GATAAGTCGCTTGGTGCACTTAACACAATTCACCGGCGTCGTGACCTCCTTGCTGGCGTTTACCTTGGCGCGGTCGCGGTCGCGGTCATCGTGCGACTGCAACTTACGGGAACACGCCTGTATCTCAGTATAATCGCGAATGTCTCGGCAGGAAAATATCCGAATGACTGCGTACGTAACGAAatagttttagtttttttaaaatgtgtagAAGACACTAGcaatcttttcttttaaactacTTTATCTCCCTGCgtgattaaataaaacattaatttacagGTGATATAATTTTAGCGTTAGACATTGACGTTCGCACATCTGATTCTTGTTTCTTCTCTACTACACGCGTTACCACACCGAAGAGCTCGCGTTCCCGTTTGCGACGAAGATGTTCCGCCGACTGATAACCTACCATCTACTTACCTTCGCCGAGCGCCCCTAACGCGCCGAACTCCCTAACACGACAGGTGCTCCGTAGAAGGAGTGGGAATAAGAGGATGGTTTCGCGGAGGGGACAGAGATAGTACGTATCCATAGCGGCGGAGGTAACGACGGCAGAagcagcgacggcggcggcagcgacggTGGTGGTAGTGACGGCGGTGGCAGCGGTGGTAGCGGTAGCAGCAAGCAGCGGTGGCAGCGTCACGAGAAAGCGAAAAAACGACATCAAGacagagaaagaggaagaactGGACAACGTTGGCGGCAACGGCTGTGGTAGCGATGGCGATGACGATGGCGATGGCAGTGGTGGTGCCTGGACAGCCAAGCCGGACAGCCGAGCGGACCGAGAAGAAGAGGGCAACGACATTGCTTCGCGTCACTCGCGAGCTTCGATACATTTACCGAAAACTACGCCACTGCCATTGACGCCACTGTCGTTTCGTCGGCATTCTTCGGATCCCTTCAAAATCGATCAATCGCAGCCCCGTCCAAAGAATCTTCGTCGCTCGACGGCGTGCCTTCGCGAATGTGTGATATTAGATCACGTGAGTGCACGTCACTAAGATATAACGGAAAGATGCTGTTATCTTAT
The Solenopsis invicta isolate M01_SB chromosome 16, UNIL_Sinv_3.0, whole genome shotgun sequence genome window above contains:
- the LOC120359771 gene encoding uncharacterized protein LOC120359771; translation: MRVETYVSIAAEVTTAEAATAAAATVVVVTAVAAVVAVAASSGGSVTRKRKNDIKTEKEEELDNVGGNGCGSDGDDDGDGSGGAWTAKPDSRADREEEGNDIASRHSRASIHLPKTTPLPLTPLSFRRHSSDPFKIDQSQPRPKNLRRSTACLRECVILDHRACVLDSREKLTSLTHCITLQFWSLCCSIHGYKCSNNYSTSIIY